Proteins from a single region of Dyadobacter fanqingshengii:
- a CDS encoding sigma-54-dependent transcriptional regulator, with amino-acid sequence MKKILIIDDEEKLRSLIARVIKLEGFEVLEAADIKSAIKKLDQSEVDIVLCDVKLPDGNGVEFLKTIHERYPLLETILLTAYGNIPDGVQAIKNGAFDYITKGDDNNKIIPLIYRALEKADLNKRVVTLEKQLGEKHSFDAIVGKSKKLLACIDLARRVAPTDTTVLLLGETGTGKEVFAQSIHQASTRSKRTFVAINCSAFGKDLLESEMFGHKAGAFTGATKDKKGLFEEAHNGTIFLDEIGELALDLQAKLLRVLESGEFIKIGDTQPTKVNVRVIAATNRDLQKEIASGEFRSDLFYRISVFQITIPALRERTGDIEALAKTFAAQYALKSNKKIKSLSAEYVKALENNPWNGNIRELKNVIERSVILTDGPVLDIESLPFELLLARNDGNRNLSAFSLASAEKLHFQKVLNYTNGNKAEAARLLEVGIATLYRKIEEYKL; translated from the coding sequence GTGAAGAAGATACTCATCATCGACGACGAGGAAAAGCTTAGAAGTCTGATTGCAAGAGTCATTAAGCTCGAAGGCTTTGAAGTTTTAGAGGCAGCAGATATCAAATCGGCCATTAAGAAGCTGGATCAGAGCGAAGTAGACATTGTATTATGCGATGTAAAGCTGCCCGATGGTAACGGTGTTGAATTCCTCAAAACGATCCATGAAAGATATCCATTACTGGAAACCATCCTGCTAACCGCTTACGGCAACATTCCCGACGGCGTGCAAGCCATTAAAAACGGAGCCTTTGACTACATTACCAAGGGAGACGACAATAATAAGATCATCCCGCTCATTTACAGAGCATTGGAAAAGGCTGACCTTAATAAAAGAGTTGTTACGCTCGAAAAACAACTGGGCGAAAAGCATTCCTTCGACGCCATTGTTGGCAAATCAAAAAAGCTGCTCGCCTGCATTGACCTGGCTCGCCGCGTTGCGCCCACGGACACGACCGTTTTGCTGTTGGGAGAAACGGGAACGGGAAAAGAGGTTTTCGCACAATCCATACACCAGGCCAGCACGCGCTCCAAGAGGACGTTTGTTGCAATAAACTGTTCGGCTTTTGGGAAGGATCTGCTTGAAAGCGAAATGTTTGGTCATAAGGCAGGTGCATTTACCGGCGCCACGAAAGATAAGAAAGGGCTCTTTGAGGAAGCGCACAATGGCACCATTTTCTTGGATGAAATTGGCGAACTGGCACTGGACTTGCAGGCTAAACTGCTGCGCGTACTCGAATCGGGCGAGTTTATCAAGATAGGGGATACGCAACCGACGAAGGTGAATGTGCGCGTTATTGCCGCCACTAACCGCGATCTGCAAAAGGAAATAGCCTCGGGCGAGTTCAGGAGCGACCTTTTTTACCGCATATCCGTCTTTCAGATCACCATTCCTGCATTGCGGGAACGCACCGGGGACATTGAAGCACTTGCCAAAACCTTTGCCGCTCAATATGCGTTGAAATCCAATAAGAAGATCAAGTCATTGTCGGCTGAATATGTGAAAGCATTGGAAAACAATCCCTGGAACGGCAATATCCGGGAGTTGAAAAATGTCATTGAAAGGAGTGTCATACTAACAGACGGCCCCGTGCTCGACATTGAAAGCTTGCCTTTTGAACTGTTGCTGGCTCGAAATGATGGAAATAGAAATCTATCCGCCTTTTCCCTTGCCAGTGCAGAAAAGCTTCATTTTCAAAAGGTTCTGAATTATACCAATGGCAACAAAGCAGAAGCCGCCCGATTGCTGGAAGTCGGCATCGCCACGCTTTATCGGAAGATTGAGGAGTATAAATTGTGA
- a CDS encoding response regulator, which produces MSVKGPIISIEDDSDDQFLIKSVVEELQIPNPLIFFSNGLEALLFLETTKEQPFLILCDINMPVMNGLELRFRIEQNEYLKKKSIPFVFFSTADNPHVISAAYEATIQGFFKKENSFEDLKKRIKILFDYWQSCLHPNNYA; this is translated from the coding sequence ATGTCAGTAAAAGGACCAATCATTTCGATTGAAGACGATTCCGATGATCAGTTTTTGATTAAAAGCGTCGTGGAGGAATTACAGATTCCAAACCCGTTGATCTTCTTCTCGAACGGACTTGAAGCATTGCTTTTTTTAGAAACTACCAAGGAACAGCCGTTTCTCATTTTGTGTGACATTAACATGCCCGTAATGAACGGATTGGAGCTGCGTTTCCGCATTGAGCAAAACGAGTATCTGAAAAAGAAGTCAATTCCCTTTGTTTTTTTCAGTACAGCGGATAATCCGCATGTCATTTCAGCAGCTTACGAAGCAACCATTCAAGGATTTTTCAAAAAAGAGAACAGCTTTGAAGATTTGAAAAAAAGGATCAAGATACTCTTCGATTACTGGCAAAGCTGCTTGCACCCGAATAATTACGCATAG
- a CDS encoding sensor histidine kinase, whose translation MKKSVVQLLHLCYWFLYQCLFTFIFMLSRNVASADLSDWEDWLTLLTIATITGAASFYAFYSWLVPRYLTAGRISAFVRSGLLAITGLALAATVAVSLIFTLFIYVLFEKLDFFLLTFKDNVWLISGFALLAAANAFIGTVFKGFITWYDDRKEKEALISGKLRTELALLKAQINPHFLFNTLNNIDVLIEHNPSAASLYLNKLSDLLRYILYEIQPDWIPLSRELEYIKKYIDVQKIRTSNDEFVSIEINGPIDGIMIAPMVLVPFIENAFKHTTNKRNAGSIRISITVTDDQIHFQCINVVGRKLSEAPEKPSGLGNGLLKQRIALLYKDTHRLTLQETVNEYVVNLYLPIKVHELSAY comes from the coding sequence ATGAAAAAGTCGGTTGTTCAACTTCTCCATTTGTGCTACTGGTTTCTTTATCAGTGCCTTTTCACATTTATTTTTATGCTGTCAAGGAATGTCGCTTCCGCAGATCTAAGCGATTGGGAGGACTGGCTTACACTCTTAACCATTGCAACCATCACGGGTGCAGCCAGCTTCTACGCATTCTATTCATGGCTCGTGCCCCGCTATCTTACGGCTGGGAGGATAAGCGCTTTTGTGCGCTCAGGATTGCTCGCCATTACTGGTTTGGCATTGGCTGCTACCGTTGCTGTATCATTGATTTTTACTTTATTCATTTACGTTCTTTTCGAAAAGCTCGACTTCTTCCTGTTAACATTTAAAGACAATGTCTGGTTGATTTCTGGCTTCGCATTGCTCGCAGCAGCCAACGCCTTCATAGGCACTGTTTTTAAGGGTTTTATCACCTGGTATGACGACCGAAAAGAAAAAGAAGCGCTCATTAGCGGTAAATTACGAACAGAACTGGCATTGCTTAAAGCGCAGATCAACCCGCATTTTCTATTCAACACATTAAATAATATTGACGTACTGATCGAGCACAATCCCAGTGCAGCTTCGCTTTATTTAAACAAGCTTTCCGACCTGCTACGTTACATTTTATACGAGATTCAGCCAGACTGGATTCCCCTTTCCAGAGAATTGGAATACATAAAAAAATACATTGATGTACAAAAAATCAGGACCAGCAACGATGAATTTGTAAGTATTGAAATTAATGGACCCATAGACGGGATCATGATCGCTCCAATGGTCCTTGTCCCCTTCATTGAAAACGCATTTAAGCATACTACGAACAAAAGAAATGCCGGCTCAATTCGTATTTCAATTACTGTAACGGACGATCAGATTCATTTTCAATGTATTAATGTAGTTGGAAGAAAGCTGTCCGAAGCGCCGGAAAAGCCGAGCGGACTGGGTAATGGTTTATTGAAGCAGAGAATCGCCCTATTATACAAGGATACGCACCGGCTAACGTTACAAGAGACTGTTAATGAATATGTTGTGAACCTCTATTTACCAATAAAAGTGCATGAACTGTCTGCTTATTGA
- a CDS encoding response regulator produces the protein MGLPIIFSIDDDPQVLRAISRDLKAQYRDKYRVLSTSSVSEAMESLLELQNKGEEVAIFVSDQRMPEMQGVDFLEKAMAIFPFAKRVLLTAYSDTDAAIKAINDVQLDYYLMKPWDPPEEKLYPAIDELLHDWQANYRPDFKGIKVIGYQFSPKSHEIKDFLAGNLVPYQWMDANSSDAGKQIIKTNGLCPTDFPTVIFEDGTILKTPSLLDVASHIGLNAKVKLQVYDVVIIGAGPAGLAASVYGASEGLSTLLIERKAPGGQAGTSSRIENYLGFPAGLSGSELTRRAITQATRFGTEFLSPQSVKEIKLKDQYKTIVLEDDTEINARAVVITTGVDYRKLETKGIEDFTGKGIYYGAASTEASSCGNKDVYVLGGGNSAGQAAMYLSKFAKNVYIIVRKNDLSSSMSSYLIDQIRNTENVAILGCTEIMEAKGDEHLEGLRLVDLNTAEERDVPADALFIFIGARPYTDWVGLQIIKNNKGFIETGRDMKSHDSFRQVWKMQRDPYLLETSSPGIFAAGDVRAGAMNRVTSAVGEGSMSISFVHQYLSEV, from the coding sequence ATGGGTTTGCCCATTATATTTTCAATCGACGACGATCCACAGGTTTTGCGGGCGATCAGCCGCGACCTGAAAGCGCAATACCGGGATAAATACCGGGTGCTGAGCACTTCTTCCGTTAGCGAGGCTATGGAGAGCTTATTGGAACTTCAAAATAAAGGTGAAGAAGTGGCTATTTTCGTTTCCGATCAGCGTATGCCGGAAATGCAGGGCGTGGATTTCCTCGAAAAAGCGATGGCTATTTTTCCTTTCGCTAAAAGGGTGTTGCTAACCGCATATTCGGACACGGATGCGGCGATAAAGGCGATTAACGATGTGCAGCTGGATTATTACCTCATGAAACCGTGGGATCCGCCTGAGGAAAAACTTTATCCCGCCATTGATGAATTGCTGCACGACTGGCAAGCCAATTACCGCCCGGATTTTAAAGGCATTAAAGTAATAGGTTACCAATTCTCGCCTAAGTCCCACGAAATCAAGGATTTTCTTGCTGGTAATCTGGTCCCTTATCAATGGATGGATGCCAATTCGAGTGATGCGGGCAAACAGATTATTAAAACCAATGGATTATGTCCAACCGATTTTCCAACTGTCATTTTTGAAGACGGGACAATCCTGAAAACGCCTTCGTTACTGGATGTGGCTTCTCATATCGGTTTGAATGCGAAGGTGAAATTGCAGGTTTACGATGTGGTTATTATTGGCGCTGGTCCGGCTGGGCTGGCTGCTTCGGTTTATGGTGCTTCGGAAGGTTTAAGTACTTTACTGATCGAGCGGAAAGCACCTGGTGGTCAGGCTGGTACGAGTTCCAGAATCGAAAATTATCTGGGCTTTCCGGCTGGTTTGAGTGGTTCGGAGCTGACAAGGAGGGCCATTACACAGGCAACGCGTTTTGGGACAGAATTCCTATCCCCGCAATCGGTGAAGGAGATTAAATTAAAAGATCAGTATAAAACCATTGTGCTGGAAGACGACACGGAGATCAATGCCCGCGCCGTGGTGATCACAACGGGTGTGGATTACCGGAAGCTGGAAACCAAAGGGATCGAAGATTTTACAGGCAAAGGCATTTATTATGGCGCGGCCAGCACGGAAGCGAGCTCTTGCGGCAATAAAGACGTTTATGTGCTCGGCGGTGGAAATTCTGCCGGTCAGGCGGCCATGTATCTGTCCAAATTTGCCAAAAACGTCTACATTATAGTCCGCAAAAATGACCTTTCTTCTTCCATGTCCTCTTATCTGATCGACCAGATCAGAAACACAGAGAATGTGGCGATCCTGGGTTGCACAGAAATCATGGAAGCGAAAGGCGACGAACATTTGGAAGGGTTAAGACTGGTTGACCTGAACACTGCCGAAGAACGTGATGTGCCTGCCGACGCACTTTTTATCTTCATCGGTGCCAGACCTTACACGGATTGGGTTGGTTTACAGATCATTAAAAACAACAAAGGATTCATCGAAACCGGCCGGGATATGAAGAGTCATGACAGTTTCCGCCAGGTTTGGAAAATGCAGCGTGATCCTTATTTGCTGGAAACCAGTTCACCCGGGATTTTCGCGGCTGGGGATGTGCGTGCGGGCGCCATGAACCGCGTCACGTCGGCGGTTGGAGAAGGCTCAATGTCAATCAGTTTTGTTCACCAATATTTAAGTGAAGTATAA
- a CDS encoding LytR/AlgR family response regulator transcription factor, with protein sequence MNCLLIEDEPLAMLRLSEYVRRVPFLHLAHAVDNGWDALTILKNEKIDLIFLDVEMDDVSGIQLLDALPARPPVILTTAFDHYALKAFDLKVSDYLLKPYTFDRFLQAVIRVQETGVGRSNDPKTYLFVKSEYRLVKIFFDDILYIEGMRDYRRICLKNEKIMTLETFGQLEQQLPVTQFCRVHKSYLVALNKIESVERDRIMIQKSTIPVSLTYREMFYQLIGRSEKLG encoded by the coding sequence ATGAACTGTCTGCTTATTGAAGACGAGCCGCTGGCTATGTTGAGGCTTAGCGAATATGTGCGGCGGGTGCCGTTCCTTCATCTGGCCCACGCTGTGGACAATGGCTGGGATGCGCTCACGATCCTCAAAAACGAAAAGATCGATCTTATTTTTCTGGATGTCGAAATGGACGATGTGTCTGGAATCCAACTGCTTGATGCACTCCCGGCGCGACCGCCCGTGATCCTGACAACTGCTTTTGACCATTATGCACTGAAAGCGTTCGACTTGAAAGTTTCCGACTATTTATTAAAGCCGTATACATTTGACCGTTTCCTGCAGGCCGTAATCAGGGTGCAGGAAACGGGCGTTGGCCGTAGCAATGATCCCAAAACGTATCTTTTTGTCAAATCGGAATATAGGCTCGTGAAGATTTTCTTTGATGACATTCTTTACATTGAAGGGATGCGCGATTACAGGCGTATTTGCCTGAAAAACGAGAAAATCATGACATTGGAAACCTTTGGCCAGTTGGAACAGCAACTGCCGGTCACACAATTTTGCCGTGTTCACAAATCATATCTTGTTGCGCTGAATAAAATAGAATCTGTCGAACGGGACAGGATTATGATTCAAAAGAGCACTATTCCCGTTTCGCTTACTTACCGGGAAATGTTTTATCAGCTGATAGGCCGTTCTGAAAAGCTTGGATAG
- a CDS encoding CocE/NonD family hydrolase encodes MKKPTRAVKWHLSLFLSFLAINAMILCGAIASLAQSKVNEDSLYIRQNYTKIERLVPMRDGVKLFTSIYFPKDISVSKKYPILLNRTPYSVAPYGETSFKTSLGPSMHFARDGYIVVYQDVRGKYMSEGEFEAYRPFIPQKKNKTETDESSDTYDTIEWLIKNIDGNNGKVGSWGISAPGYYTTMTAVEAHPALKVASPQAPVTDWFMGDDRHHNGAFFLMGTFAFLSSYGAPRPQPTPKGTPAFSAYGTPDSYEFYKNLGPLKNVNEKIFKNQNRIWNQMMENETYNDFWKARTPVPHLKNIKPAVMVVGGWFDQEDLYGPLKTYQGIENNKPKSPNLLVMGPWIHGGWARGTGESLGNIRFGSKTSAFYQKDIEFPFFNHYLKDQAQPALPKAYIFETGANEWRKYDQWPPKNAVQKKLYLHPDGTLSFSPTMTIMQVGVQPAFDEYESDPDKPVPYTSEIRIIRGSDFMYEDQRFAASRPDVLVYQSEVLTEDLTISGNVFADLFVSSTGTDADFVVKLIDVYPGDAPNDSPINPNMKMGGFQLLVRGEVMRAKFRKSFSNPEPLSPNKIEQVKFDMQDAAHRFKKGHKIMIQVQSSWFPLVDRNPQKFVNIYKAEEQDFQKAKHRIYLSGESSSYVGVSVIE; translated from the coding sequence TTGAAGAAGCCTACCCGTGCTGTGAAATGGCACCTATCTCTTTTTCTTAGTTTTCTAGCCATCAATGCGATGATCCTTTGCGGAGCTATCGCGAGTCTGGCGCAGTCGAAGGTGAATGAAGATTCGCTTTATATCCGGCAGAACTACACGAAGATCGAACGGCTGGTTCCGATGCGGGATGGCGTTAAGCTGTTCACTTCCATTTATTTTCCAAAGGATATTTCGGTTTCGAAAAAATATCCGATCCTGCTAAACCGCACGCCTTACTCTGTGGCGCCTTACGGAGAAACATCGTTCAAAACGTCCCTTGGACCGAGCATGCATTTCGCGCGGGACGGGTATATTGTTGTTTATCAAGATGTTCGTGGAAAGTATATGTCGGAGGGAGAGTTTGAAGCCTACCGGCCATTCATTCCACAGAAGAAAAATAAAACGGAAACGGACGAGAGTTCCGACACTTATGACACCATCGAATGGCTGATCAAGAACATTGACGGAAATAATGGCAAAGTCGGAAGCTGGGGCATATCCGCTCCGGGATATTACACGACTATGACGGCCGTGGAAGCTCATCCAGCTTTAAAAGTTGCATCTCCGCAAGCGCCTGTGACAGATTGGTTTATGGGAGACGACCGCCATCATAACGGCGCTTTCTTTCTGATGGGCACCTTCGCATTTCTATCTTCTTACGGAGCGCCGCGGCCCCAGCCGACACCGAAAGGAACACCCGCATTCTCCGCTTACGGCACACCAGATTCTTACGAATTTTATAAAAATCTGGGACCATTGAAGAATGTAAATGAGAAGATCTTCAAGAACCAGAACCGCATCTGGAACCAGATGATGGAAAATGAGACGTATAACGACTTTTGGAAAGCACGGACACCCGTGCCGCATTTGAAAAACATTAAACCGGCCGTGATGGTGGTGGGTGGCTGGTTTGATCAGGAAGATCTTTACGGACCTTTGAAAACGTATCAGGGCATTGAAAATAACAAGCCAAAGTCTCCTAACCTGCTTGTAATGGGTCCGTGGATTCACGGCGGCTGGGCACGCGGAACGGGAGAATCATTGGGTAACATTCGTTTTGGGTCTAAAACAAGCGCCTTTTATCAGAAGGACATTGAGTTTCCGTTTTTCAACCATTATCTCAAAGACCAGGCGCAACCTGCGCTTCCGAAGGCATATATTTTCGAAACGGGCGCTAATGAATGGAGAAAGTATGACCAGTGGCCCCCAAAGAATGCGGTGCAGAAAAAGCTTTATCTGCACCCGGATGGCACATTATCTTTCTCGCCTACGATGACGATTATGCAGGTGGGCGTCCAGCCTGCTTTTGATGAATATGAAAGCGATCCCGACAAACCGGTTCCTTACACATCGGAAATTCGCATCATCCGCGGAAGTGACTTTATGTATGAGGATCAGCGGTTTGCGGCATCACGCCCCGACGTGCTGGTCTATCAGTCCGAAGTGCTCACAGAGGATTTGACCATTTCGGGCAATGTTTTTGCAGATCTATTTGTCTCATCAACCGGCACGGATGCCGACTTCGTTGTGAAATTGATCGACGTTTACCCGGGCGACGCGCCGAATGACAGCCCGATCAATCCGAACATGAAAATGGGCGGTTTTCAGTTGCTTGTCCGCGGGGAAGTGATGCGTGCGAAGTTTCGCAAAAGTTTTTCGAATCCAGAACCACTTTCTCCGAACAAAATCGAGCAAGTAAAATTTGATATGCAGGATGCTGCGCACCGTTTTAAAAAAGGCCACAAAATCATGATCCAGGTGCAAAGTTCATGGTTTCCGTTGGTGGACCGCAATCCGCAGAAGTTCGTTAACATTTACAAAGCAGAAGAACAGGATTTTCAGAAAGCGAAGCACCGGATCTACCTTTCCGGCGAGAGCTCGTCTTATGTGGGGGTCAGTGTGATCGAGTAA
- a CDS encoding YceI family protein yields the protein MKKQIFTLLALISIGFSCTDHDVETTNYKLDEAVSVAEWKGYLRNEYFNEGSITIKSESLVLRDGKVQSGSFTIPISSIVNFNLPTEELKQTLVHHLQSADFFNMALHPEVKFKIESVAPYTGAGADVIAGANQLVNGNLTMLGITHSLSFPAKVEVSGSNLKVEGKLKIDRTKWGITYATDPALPDDAVIKNEIDLHLKLAGNKL from the coding sequence ATGAAAAAGCAAATTTTTACGCTATTAGCATTAATTTCAATCGGTTTCAGCTGTACAGATCACGATGTTGAAACCACAAATTACAAGCTGGATGAAGCCGTTTCGGTTGCGGAATGGAAGGGTTATCTCAGGAATGAGTATTTTAATGAAGGCTCCATTACTATTAAGAGCGAAAGCCTGGTTCTTCGTGACGGAAAGGTTCAAAGCGGTTCTTTCACCATCCCCATCTCATCGATCGTGAATTTCAACCTTCCGACAGAGGAATTGAAACAAACACTTGTCCATCATTTACAGAGTGCCGATTTCTTTAATATGGCGCTGCATCCCGAAGTAAAATTCAAAATTGAGAGCGTAGCGCCTTATACGGGAGCAGGCGCTGATGTAATTGCAGGTGCAAATCAATTGGTGAATGGAAATTTAACAATGTTAGGAATCACGCATTCACTGTCCTTTCCGGCCAAAGTGGAGGTTAGTGGTTCAAATTTGAAGGTTGAGGGCAAACTAAAAATAGACAGGACCAAATGGGGTATCACCTACGCCACAGATCCTGCCTTGCCCGACGATGCTGTGATCAAAAATGAGATTGACCTCCATTTGAAGCTCGCCGGTAATAAGTTGTAA
- a CDS encoding SDR family NAD(P)-dependent oxidoreductase: MEQGNKIALVTGASRGLGKNMALNLAEQGTDVIVIYRSKEQEAQEVVGTIEGMGRKSIAMQLDTANTKSFDAFFTELQAVLESKWSRKTFDFLINNAGIDANSKFADTTEDDFDALMNVHFKGVYFLTQKALPYIADNGRIINLSTGLTRFATPGYAAYASMKGAIEVLTKYLAKELGYRGITVNLVAPGIIHTDFTKQAFAAHPGLEDHMNSITALGRVGEPQDIGAVVAFLCTEGARWINAQRIEASGGMNL, encoded by the coding sequence ATGGAACAAGGAAATAAAATAGCATTGGTTACCGGTGCAAGCAGAGGACTGGGAAAAAATATGGCGCTCAATCTGGCCGAACAAGGAACAGACGTTATCGTAATATATCGCAGCAAGGAACAGGAGGCACAGGAAGTGGTGGGAACCATCGAAGGAATGGGCAGGAAATCCATTGCAATGCAGCTGGATACGGCAAATACGAAAAGTTTCGATGCGTTTTTTACAGAACTTCAAGCGGTTTTGGAATCAAAATGGAGCCGCAAAACATTTGATTTTCTGATCAACAATGCCGGGATTGACGCCAACTCTAAATTCGCAGATACAACCGAAGACGATTTTGACGCATTAATGAACGTGCATTTCAAGGGCGTCTACTTTTTGACCCAGAAAGCATTGCCCTACATTGCAGATAATGGTCGCATTATAAACCTTTCCACAGGATTAACGCGCTTTGCTACACCCGGTTACGCTGCTTATGCATCCATGAAAGGCGCTATTGAAGTGCTAACCAAATATCTTGCAAAGGAACTGGGTTACAGAGGCATTACGGTCAACTTGGTTGCGCCGGGCATTATTCACACAGACTTTACCAAACAGGCATTTGCGGCACATCCCGGGTTGGAGGATCACATGAATTCGATCACTGCACTGGGCAGAGTAGGTGAGCCTCAGGATATTGGCGCGGTGGTAGCGTTCTTATGCACCGAAGGCGCCCGCTGGATCAACGCCCAGCGGATCGAGGCTTCGGGTGGGATGAACCTTTGA
- a CDS encoding helix-turn-helix domain-containing protein, with the protein MEKPTSIPEFYKDTSQLIPEPVKKEIGHFNIFRTEDLFRDSKPKAVPYNRRAYYKISLIIGKNRAEYADKVVHIEHNALLFATPQIPYNWEPLDDKQSGMFCIFSEDFLTQNNSGILLKNLPVFKPGNVPIFFLNDEQIEDITHIFNKMFKEISSDYAFKYDLLRNYVLELIHSGQKLQPATALFIETNAHKRVSSLFIELLERQFPIEPPHQKLVFRSAKDYADQLAIHVNYLNKVLKLVTGKTTTELIIERIIKESKILLKHTDWNVSEIAYSLGFEEPSHFNNLFKKHTTFSPRAFRIEI; encoded by the coding sequence ATGGAGAAACCAACTTCAATCCCGGAATTTTACAAAGATACTTCCCAGCTGATTCCTGAGCCGGTCAAGAAGGAGATCGGTCATTTTAATATTTTCAGGACAGAGGATCTTTTCAGGGATTCCAAGCCCAAAGCAGTGCCTTACAACAGGCGCGCTTACTACAAGATCAGCCTGATCATCGGTAAAAACCGCGCTGAATATGCGGATAAGGTTGTCCACATTGAGCATAATGCGCTGCTGTTTGCCACGCCGCAAATTCCGTACAACTGGGAGCCGCTGGACGACAAGCAATCCGGAATGTTCTGCATTTTTTCAGAGGATTTTCTTACCCAGAACAATAGTGGGATACTATTAAAAAATCTCCCGGTGTTCAAACCCGGCAATGTCCCCATATTTTTTCTGAATGACGAGCAGATCGAGGATATCACACACATTTTTAATAAAATGTTCAAGGAAATTTCCTCCGATTATGCATTCAAATATGACCTGCTTCGGAATTATGTGCTCGAACTGATCCATAGCGGCCAGAAATTGCAGCCTGCTACTGCGCTTTTTATCGAAACCAACGCACACAAGCGAGTTTCCTCGCTTTTTATTGAACTGCTCGAACGCCAGTTTCCCATCGAGCCGCCGCACCAGAAGCTCGTTTTCCGGTCAGCAAAGGACTATGCAGATCAGCTGGCAATCCATGTGAATTATCTCAATAAGGTTTTAAAACTCGTCACTGGAAAAACCACTACCGAGCTCATCATCGAGCGGATCATTAAGGAATCCAAAATCCTCTTGAAACACACCGATTGGAATGTTTCGGAGATCGCATACAGTTTGGGATTTGAAGAACCTTCCCATTTTAACAACCTCTTCAAAAAGCATACAACATTCAGTCCACGTGCTTTTAGAATCGAGATTTGA
- a CDS encoding UBP-type zinc finger domain-containing protein translates to MDQVCQHISEITEIKKAAAYACEECVKVDGRWLHLRTCQTCGATLCCDSSPAKHMTQHYHQTGHPVASSAEPGEQWLWCYKDEAFVEYD, encoded by the coding sequence ATGGATCAGGTTTGTCAGCACATCAGTGAAATTACGGAGATCAAAAAAGCGGCTGCTTATGCGTGCGAGGAATGCGTAAAAGTGGATGGACGGTGGCTGCACCTGCGCACCTGCCAGACGTGTGGCGCAACATTATGCTGCGACAGCTCTCCCGCAAAGCACATGACGCAGCATTATCACCAAACCGGTCATCCAGTCGCGAGTTCCGCGGAACCGGGTGAGCAGTGGCTTTGGTGTTATAAAGATGAAGCATTTGTTGAATACGACTAG